One window from the genome of Dolosigranulum savutiense encodes:
- a CDS encoding dihydrolipoamide acetyltransferase family protein, with protein MAFIFKLPDVGEGMAEGEIASWLVEVGDEVEEGDSIAEIQNDKSVTEIAAPVDGKILEFLAEPGDVKNVGDPIVKIDDGSGDDAGAADAGSSDEGKEEAKADESSSTEEDSQEKAASTSSESSGVVAKSDPNKLVLAMPSVRQYARENDVDITLVEGTGNGGRITREDIDNFGGEGSASTDAQASTEESSASEASQSAPATGEGVSIEAKPYKSKLSDLETREKMNGTRKAISKAMVNSSITIPSFALFDNADATKLMAHRKKYKEAAAEQGTKLTFLPYIVKALVSTLKKYPVLNTSLDDTTDEIVHKHYYNIGIATDTPNGLFVPVIKDADKKSIYEIADEIAEKAEKAQNGKLSADDMSGGSMSITNIGSVNGGFFTPIINHPETAILGIGRIKKKPVVDENGELAVAPVQELSLVIDHRVIDGADGQRALNHLKRVIEDPELLLMEG; from the coding sequence ATGGCTTTCATTTTTAAATTACCAGATGTCGGAGAAGGAATGGCTGAAGGTGAAATTGCAAGCTGGCTTGTAGAAGTTGGCGATGAAGTGGAGGAAGGCGATTCAATCGCTGAAATCCAAAATGATAAATCAGTGACTGAGATTGCTGCTCCAGTTGATGGTAAAATCTTAGAATTCTTGGCAGAACCTGGTGATGTCAAGAATGTTGGGGATCCAATTGTTAAAATTGACGATGGATCAGGTGATGATGCAGGAGCTGCAGATGCTGGATCTAGTGATGAAGGAAAAGAAGAAGCTAAAGCTGATGAGTCTAGCTCAACTGAAGAAGACTCACAAGAAAAAGCTGCTTCGACTTCATCTGAATCTTCTGGTGTCGTAGCAAAATCTGACCCGAACAAACTTGTTCTAGCAATGCCATCAGTTCGTCAGTACGCACGTGAGAATGATGTTGACATTACGTTAGTTGAAGGAACAGGTAATGGTGGACGTATCACACGTGAAGATATCGATAACTTCGGTGGTGAAGGCTCTGCTTCAACAGATGCACAAGCATCTACAGAAGAATCATCAGCAAGCGAAGCAAGTCAATCAGCACCAGCAACGGGTGAAGGAGTCTCTATTGAGGCGAAACCTTACAAGTCTAAATTATCTGACTTGGAAACACGCGAGAAGATGAATGGTACGCGTAAAGCGATTTCTAAAGCAATGGTTAACAGCTCAATTACTATTCCATCATTTGCGCTATTTGACAATGCGGATGCAACGAAATTGATGGCACACCGTAAGAAATACAAAGAAGCAGCGGCTGAACAAGGTACGAAGTTAACTTTCTTACCATACATTGTTAAAGCACTTGTTTCTACACTGAAGAAATACCCAGTATTGAACACATCGCTTGATGACACAACTGATGAAATTGTCCACAAGCATTACTACAATATTGGTATTGCAACGGATACGCCAAACGGTTTATTCGTACCAGTGATTAAAGATGCTGACAAGAAATCTATTTACGAAATCGCTGATGAAATTGCCGAAAAAGCTGAAAAAGCACAAAACGGTAAGTTGTCAGCTGATGATATGTCAGGTGGATCTATGTCCATTACGAATATTGGATCAGTGAATGGTGGATTCTTCACGCCAATTATTAACCACCCTGAGACTGCTATCTTAGGTATTGGCCGTATTAAGAAAAAACCAGTTGTGGATGAGAATGGCGAATTAGCTGTAGCACCTGTTCAAGAATTATCGCTTGTTATTGACCACCGTGTTATTGATGGAGCAGATGGTCAACGTGCGCTCAACCACTTGAAACGTGTTATTGAAGATCCAGAATTACTCTTAATGGAAGGTTAA
- a CDS encoding cation:dicarboxylate symporter family transporter, whose protein sequence is MEMIGILIVFVGLLYGLFVMQQKHFSYTKRTFAGLGLGIVFGGTLQLIFGTEHEALSSAIDWINVVGGGYVRFLQLLVVPLIFISLVQAFTKITENANIARIATNVLGTLMITVMIASAIGLVVALFYNLDGAQFTRGAEESARILDLQERQTEVANLAMSEQVLNFIPSNIFEDFANLRPTSTIAVVIFSSLVGVAYLGVARKEPEQAETFKQIIDALHAIVMRIVTLVLRMAPFGILALMTRMTATSSLQALINMGTFLIANYTAILLMFAVHMLILILHGLNPRQYLQKVWTVLSFAFTSRSSAGSLPMNVSTQTDALGVDSTTANFSGTFGLSIGQNGCGGIYPTMLVAIVAPAVGMDLSNPATWATIILTVAISSFGVAGVGGGATFASLIVFSTLGLPIEIIGLMISIEPIIDMGRTALNVNGSMIAGVTSSKRLKLLDQSIYEDSNQQFVSEPTN, encoded by the coding sequence ATGGAAATGATCGGTATTTTAATTGTATTTGTCGGATTACTGTATGGATTATTCGTCATGCAACAAAAACACTTTAGCTATACAAAGCGAACGTTCGCTGGACTTGGGCTAGGGATTGTATTTGGCGGCACCTTACAACTCATATTCGGCACTGAACACGAAGCATTGAGTAGCGCAATTGATTGGATTAATGTTGTAGGCGGTGGCTATGTACGCTTCTTGCAACTCTTAGTTGTACCGCTAATTTTTATCTCATTGGTACAAGCTTTCACAAAAATTACAGAAAATGCTAACATTGCACGTATCGCCACAAATGTTTTAGGGACGCTTATGATTACAGTAATGATAGCATCAGCTATTGGTCTAGTTGTCGCACTTTTCTATAATTTGGACGGGGCACAATTTACACGTGGCGCTGAAGAATCAGCACGTATTCTCGACTTACAGGAACGACAAACAGAAGTGGCAAATCTGGCTATGTCCGAACAAGTACTCAACTTTATTCCTAGCAATATTTTCGAGGATTTTGCTAATTTAAGACCTACTAGTACGATTGCTGTTGTGATTTTCAGTTCATTAGTGGGGGTTGCCTACTTAGGTGTTGCACGTAAGGAACCCGAACAAGCTGAAACATTCAAACAAATAATTGATGCACTTCATGCAATTGTTATGCGTATCGTTACACTCGTTTTACGGATGGCGCCATTTGGTATCTTAGCGCTAATGACTCGAATGACAGCAACATCTAGTTTGCAAGCACTGATTAATATGGGAACATTTTTGATTGCTAATTACACAGCCATTTTACTAATGTTTGCTGTTCATATGTTAATTTTAATACTACATGGCTTGAATCCACGACAGTATCTTCAAAAAGTTTGGACTGTGCTTAGTTTTGCTTTTACCTCACGATCAAGTGCTGGTTCACTCCCAATGAATGTATCAACTCAAACAGATGCACTCGGTGTTGATTCAACAACGGCAAACTTCTCTGGTACATTTGGTTTATCAATTGGTCAAAATGGTTGTGGTGGAATTTATCCAACTATGTTAGTGGCTATTGTGGCACCCGCAGTGGGAATGGACTTATCTAATCCGGCAACATGGGCCACTATTATTTTAACTGTCGCTATTTCATCATTCGGTGTTGCTGGTGTCGGTGGTGGTGCAACGTTTGCTTCACTAATCGTTTTCAGCACATTAGGTTTACCTATTGAAATTATTGGATTAATGATTTCGATCGAACCTATTATTGATATGGGACGTACCGCACTAAATGTTAACGGAAGTATGATTGCCGGAGTGACTAGCTCCAAACGTCTAAAATTACTAGACCAATCAATCTATGAAGATAGTAATCAGCAATTCGTCTCAGAACCTACTAATTAA
- a CDS encoding aminotransferase class I/II-fold pyridoxal phosphate-dependent enzyme, translating to MDFSDKTTLFNHYLAEIEVPLIRAFDLKCQAIEGINRLTLGQPDFPTPEHIKDAAKQALDDNFTGYTHSAGDIRLREAAASFVKKKYNLNYDPATEVITTVGATEALTTALHTIINKGDKILIAAPYFSIYKEIVHLGGGIPVFIDTAQNDFVLSPEMIEEAMAEHGDQVKGVLLNYPTNPTGVTWTAKECQAIAETMKQYPDVFVISDEIYSELVYDGHHVSMGEYLREQSIIINGLSKSHSMTGWRIGFTFAPAEITTELQKVHQYMVTSTTSIAQAGAIEALTNGLDDAEPMKAKYKERRDYILAEMEDMGFTVAKPNGAFYLYAKIPAGYIQDSYEFVVDLAEKAKVAVVPGIAFGDAGEGYIRISYAASLEQLKEAMERIRTYMDAERPAK from the coding sequence ATGGATTTTTCAGATAAAACAACATTATTTAATCACTACTTAGCTGAGATCGAGGTGCCACTGATTCGAGCCTTTGACTTAAAGTGTCAAGCAATCGAAGGTATTAATCGTTTAACATTAGGGCAACCTGACTTCCCTACACCAGAACATATTAAAGATGCTGCTAAACAAGCATTGGATGATAACTTCACAGGTTACACTCACTCTGCCGGTGATATTCGCTTGCGAGAAGCCGCGGCCAGTTTTGTAAAGAAAAAATACAACTTAAACTATGATCCTGCTACCGAGGTTATCACTACAGTTGGGGCAACTGAAGCACTTACTACCGCTCTGCATACTATTATCAATAAAGGAGACAAAATTTTAATTGCTGCTCCATACTTTTCAATTTATAAAGAAATCGTACATTTAGGTGGGGGAATCCCGGTCTTTATTGATACTGCACAAAATGACTTTGTCCTATCACCAGAAATGATTGAAGAAGCAATGGCTGAACATGGAGACCAGGTAAAAGGGGTTTTGCTCAACTACCCTACTAATCCGACTGGGGTAACTTGGACGGCCAAAGAATGCCAAGCCATTGCTGAGACAATGAAACAATATCCAGATGTCTTCGTTATTAGTGATGAAATTTATAGTGAACTCGTCTACGATGGCCACCACGTCTCGATGGGCGAATACTTACGCGAGCAATCAATTATCATTAACGGTTTATCAAAATCACACTCCATGACTGGATGGCGGATTGGTTTCACATTTGCTCCAGCTGAAATAACTACTGAACTCCAAAAAGTTCACCAATATATGGTAACTTCCACAACATCAATTGCCCAAGCTGGAGCCATTGAAGCTTTAACAAACGGATTAGATGATGCTGAACCAATGAAAGCTAAATATAAAGAACGACGCGATTATATCTTAGCCGAGATGGAAGATATGGGCTTCACAGTAGCAAAACCAAATGGGGCTTTTTACTTGTATGCCAAAATTCCAGCTGGCTATATTCAAGACAGTTATGAATTTGTTGTTGATCTGGCAGAAAAAGCAAAAGTAGCAGTTGTGCCTGGGATTGCTTTTGGTGATGCAGGTGAAGGTTATATACGAATTAGCTATGCAGCTAGCTTGGAGCAATTAAAAGAAGCAATGGAACGTATTCGCACATATATGGATGCCGAACGCCCAGCCAAATAG
- a CDS encoding alpha-ketoacid dehydrogenase subunit beta, translating to MASNNLTMIHAITQALEQEMERDEKVMVFGEDVGKNGGVFRATEGLYDKFGEIRSNDTPLSESAIGGMAFGLAVQGFRPVMEIQFFGFVFEVMDEIVGQIARQRFRSGGDRNFPVTIRSPFGGGVHTPEMHADSLEGLMAQSPGLKVVIPSNPYDAKGLLTAAIRDPDPVVFLEHMKLYRSFRQEVPEEQYELEIGKANVAKEGSDVTIAAYGYMVREALKAAEELEADGISAEVIDLRTVSPVDYDTIVESIQKTNRFVFVQEAQRQAGVGGQVIAEVSIRAILHLESPIEYVSAPDTIYPFGEIENEWLPNSEDIKEAVNKTINF from the coding sequence ATGGCCAGTAATAATTTAACAATGATCCACGCGATTACTCAAGCTTTAGAGCAAGAGATGGAGCGTGACGAGAAGGTTATGGTGTTCGGTGAAGATGTCGGTAAAAACGGCGGGGTCTTCCGAGCAACTGAAGGATTATACGATAAGTTTGGTGAAATTCGATCAAACGATACTCCCCTTTCTGAATCTGCAATCGGTGGTATGGCATTCGGTTTAGCAGTTCAAGGTTTCCGTCCTGTTATGGAAATCCAATTCTTCGGATTTGTGTTCGAAGTGATGGATGAAATTGTCGGACAAATTGCTCGTCAACGTTTCCGTAGTGGTGGGGACCGTAACTTCCCAGTAACCATTCGTTCACCATTCGGGGGTGGTGTTCACACACCAGAGATGCACGCAGACTCCTTAGAAGGACTTATGGCGCAATCTCCTGGACTAAAAGTGGTTATTCCATCAAATCCATATGATGCCAAAGGGTTACTAACAGCAGCTATTCGCGACCCAGATCCAGTTGTATTCTTGGAGCACATGAAACTTTACCGTTCATTCCGTCAAGAAGTGCCGGAAGAACAGTATGAACTTGAAATTGGTAAAGCAAATGTTGCTAAAGAAGGTTCTGACGTTACCATTGCTGCTTACGGTTACATGGTACGTGAAGCATTGAAAGCTGCTGAAGAACTTGAAGCAGATGGTATCTCAGCGGAAGTTATTGACTTACGTACAGTTTCACCAGTAGACTATGATACAATTGTTGAGTCAATTCAGAAAACAAACCGCTTCGTCTTCGTACAAGAAGCACAACGTCAAGCAGGTGTTGGTGGCCAAGTCATTGCTGAGGTATCAATCCGCGCAATCTTGCACCTTGAATCACCAATTGAGTATGTTTCAGCACCGGATACTATTTATCCATTTGGTGAAATCGAGAATGAATGGTTACCTAATTCTGAAGATATTAAAGAAGCAGTTAACAAGACAATTAACTTTTAA
- a CDS encoding IS30 family transposase gives MTHVKCTKLKPKGKHLDEDDREYLEKMARQNPQLPKHKRLTQADMADELGVHPSTISRELKRGQVTQKDPLWREYTIYSASVAQEKIDKGKTNKGPDPEFSPGDPVLKAIETIIISQKYSPYAALQRLKKGDTFTPDQLPCLRTIYHYIDDNKFEKLTQDHLPREGKTQRRPYHHVKKRKKVVPPNRLIKYRSESINNREEEGHWEMDCVESGKGHSKTCLLTLVERKTRKSIIRKMTSQTQAQVLKQLDELEDSLGTERFKQQFKSITVDNGSEFLDYETLEGTVKSRENKRTHIFYCQPYSSYERGSNEQMHTLLRRFIPKGSDISQWSLNEIKEIEKTINDYPRLLFDGLSANEKFEAFQEAIAS, from the coding sequence ATGACTCACGTTAAGTGTACCAAATTAAAGCCAAAAGGTAAACATTTAGATGAAGATGATCGGGAATACTTAGAAAAAATGGCTCGTCAAAATCCCCAGCTCCCTAAGCATAAGCGATTGACTCAAGCAGATATGGCAGATGAATTAGGGGTTCATCCATCCACCATTTCAAGAGAATTAAAACGTGGCCAAGTGACTCAAAAGGATCCATTATGGAGAGAATATACCATCTATTCCGCTAGTGTTGCCCAAGAAAAGATTGATAAAGGAAAAACAAATAAAGGACCAGATCCAGAGTTTAGTCCTGGGGACCCCGTCTTAAAAGCAATAGAAACCATTATTATTTCGCAAAAATATTCGCCTTATGCAGCGCTACAACGCTTAAAAAAAGGAGATACATTCACCCCTGATCAACTCCCTTGTTTAAGAACAATTTATCATTATATTGATGATAATAAGTTTGAGAAGTTAACACAAGACCATTTGCCCCGAGAAGGAAAAACACAAAGACGCCCATATCATCACGTCAAGAAACGAAAAAAAGTTGTCCCCCCTAACCGATTGATTAAGTACCGAAGTGAGTCGATAAACAATCGAGAAGAAGAAGGACATTGGGAAATGGATTGTGTCGAATCTGGGAAAGGACACAGTAAAACATGTCTGTTAACTCTCGTTGAACGAAAAACACGAAAATCGATTATTCGAAAAATGACGAGTCAAACACAGGCCCAAGTGCTAAAACAACTAGATGAATTAGAAGACTCTTTGGGGACCGAGCGGTTCAAACAGCAATTTAAATCAATTACAGTGGATAATGGCTCTGAATTTCTAGATTATGAGACCTTAGAAGGGACTGTCAAATCCCGCGAGAATAAACGGACTCATATATTCTATTGTCAGCCCTACAGTTCCTATGAGCGGGGATCAAATGAACAGATGCATACACTTCTTCGGCGATTTATTCCCAAGGGGAGTGACATTAGTCAATGGAGCTTGAATGAAATAAAAGAAATCGAGAAAACAATTAATGACTATCCGCGATTATTATTTGATGGATTATCAGCTAACGAAAAATTTGAAGCCTTTCAGGAGGCAATTGCCTCCTGA
- the brnQ gene encoding branched-chain amino acid transport system II carrier protein, producing the protein MKEKFRDSLTVGFALFAIFFGAGNLIFPPYLGFTAGQHWLSATTGFTLTDPLLAIVTVIVTTKLGGRIDDIGRRVSPNFAKGLGVITILLIATLIAVPRTAATVHEIAIVPNFPNISPVWTSLIFFALTLYFVFNEGKVMNIIGNILTPILLITLTMFIGVVIFNPPGPLLTPTIPENHFMRGFTEGYQTMDALGAPLMAGIVVTDFIRRGYHETTERYKMVKKAGLIALGLLIFIYGGLAYIGATMGSHFPERITRVEILLGAFSHVFGNIGALIIAIIVTLACLTTSVGLTATCGDFFHSISNGRLRYKVVVVISVGISTLISLFTVDDIIIYAGPILEVIYPVMIALVLLSLVDRFIYYDLIFLGGVLGAFLISLLEVLARIFEWTSITYGITQFIPLADRGFTWVIPSITLAIIFGLLAKLMGLGKTIDDHNKENAVFR; encoded by the coding sequence ATGAAAGAAAAATTTAGAGATAGTCTAACAGTTGGTTTCGCCCTATTTGCCATTTTCTTCGGAGCCGGAAATCTAATTTTTCCACCCTATCTCGGATTCACTGCCGGACAACATTGGCTGAGCGCTACAACGGGATTTACTCTAACTGACCCCTTACTCGCCATTGTAACCGTGATTGTCACAACAAAATTAGGTGGACGAATTGATGATATTGGACGTCGGGTCAGCCCAAATTTCGCTAAAGGATTAGGTGTGATCACAATATTGCTGATCGCCACCTTAATTGCCGTCCCTCGAACTGCTGCCACTGTCCATGAAATTGCGATTGTACCGAACTTTCCTAATATTTCACCCGTCTGGACATCACTTATATTTTTTGCTTTAACATTATATTTTGTCTTCAATGAGGGAAAAGTAATGAATATTATCGGTAATATTTTAACGCCAATATTACTCATAACGTTAACGATGTTTATCGGAGTCGTTATCTTCAATCCCCCCGGTCCACTCTTAACTCCGACTATTCCAGAAAATCACTTTATGCGTGGGTTTACTGAAGGTTATCAAACAATGGATGCCCTAGGAGCACCGCTCATGGCTGGAATTGTTGTAACAGACTTTATTCGTCGTGGCTACCATGAAACAACCGAACGCTACAAAATGGTCAAAAAAGCTGGGTTGATTGCTTTAGGATTGCTTATCTTTATTTATGGTGGACTGGCCTACATTGGCGCTACAATGGGGAGTCATTTCCCTGAGCGTATTACACGAGTAGAAATTTTACTTGGAGCGTTCTCCCACGTATTTGGCAATATTGGTGCATTAATCATTGCCATTATTGTAACCTTAGCTTGTCTAACTACTTCAGTTGGTCTAACCGCAACTTGTGGCGATTTTTTCCACTCAATCTCAAATGGCCGTCTTCGCTACAAAGTCGTTGTTGTTATCTCTGTTGGTATCAGTACGCTGATTTCTCTCTTTACCGTTGATGACATTATCATTTACGCTGGACCAATTTTAGAGGTCATTTACCCTGTTATGATTGCACTTGTCTTACTCTCGCTAGTTGATCGTTTCATCTATTACGACTTAATTTTTCTAGGAGGCGTCTTGGGAGCTTTTCTAATTAGTCTACTAGAAGTATTAGCACGTATCTTTGAGTGGACATCGATTACCTATGGCATAACTCAATTCATCCCTTTAGCTGATAGAGGATTTACCTGGGTCATCCCCTCTATCACACTTGCAATCATCTTCGGCCTCCTTGCCAAACTTATGGGTCTCGGTAAAACCATTGACGACCATAATAAAGAAAATGCTGTGTTTAGATAA
- the rbsK gene encoding ribokinase produces the protein MSCLVVIGSMTTDFVVNTERPPQMGETIEGEQFETFFGGKGANQAVVAARLGAEVSMIGAVGDDAFGEKILANLTDCGVDTSGVKVIPDQSSGSAHITVVDGDNAIVIVLGANGAVEPQLIAEADELLSDVTCILLQNELPVEVVEYVIDYCHQRNITLLYDPAPAREISIDLLEKVDYLTPNETEFSVLFPGQTISDVLANYPNQLIVTLGDKGVKYHDGTEIVHVPAPTIDKVVDSTGAGDTFNGALAVQLSKGKALKEAIRFASVAAGLSVMKRGAQTGAPTEHEVNAQLAQDH, from the coding sequence ATGAGTTGTTTGGTAGTGATTGGAAGTATGACGACGGATTTTGTAGTGAATACGGAACGTCCTCCTCAGATGGGGGAGACAATTGAAGGCGAGCAATTTGAGACGTTCTTTGGTGGGAAGGGAGCAAATCAAGCAGTTGTGGCAGCGAGGTTAGGTGCTGAGGTGTCAATGATTGGAGCAGTTGGAGATGACGCGTTTGGTGAAAAAATCCTAGCAAATTTAACTGACTGTGGCGTTGATACATCTGGTGTAAAAGTAATTCCAGACCAATCATCCGGTTCGGCTCACATAACGGTAGTGGATGGAGATAATGCAATTGTCATTGTATTAGGCGCAAATGGAGCTGTTGAACCTCAACTAATTGCTGAAGCGGATGAATTATTGTCAGATGTCACTTGTATCCTTCTACAAAATGAGTTACCAGTTGAAGTAGTTGAGTATGTGATTGATTATTGTCATCAACGAAATATTACACTATTATATGATCCAGCTCCGGCTCGAGAGATCTCGATAGATTTGTTAGAAAAAGTAGACTACTTAACACCAAATGAAACAGAATTTTCGGTGCTCTTTCCAGGACAGACGATTTCAGATGTATTGGCCAACTATCCAAATCAACTGATTGTCACATTAGGAGATAAAGGCGTTAAGTATCATGATGGAACTGAAATCGTGCATGTTCCAGCACCAACAATTGATAAAGTAGTTGATTCAACTGGAGCGGGGGATACATTTAATGGTGCTTTGGCTGTTCAGTTGAGTAAAGGTAAGGCGCTGAAGGAAGCGATTCGCTTTGCTTCAGTAGCAGCAGGTTTGTCAGTAATGAAGCGTGGTGCCCAGACTGGAGCACCAACAGAGCACGAAGTTAATGCTCAATTAGCTCAAGATCATTAA
- the def gene encoding peptide deformylase has product MLTMNDIIREGHPTLREVAEEVTFPLDKETKETAHKMLQFLKNSQDPELAEKYQLRPGVGIAAPQINISKRYLAVHLPGEDGADFSEVIFNPKIISHSVGQSCLADGEGCLSVDRQVPGIVPRHDKITIQYYDIDGNKHEERLRAYPSIVVQHEIDHLNGVMFYDRIDETNPLALPDDIKVLGADEETEP; this is encoded by the coding sequence ATGTTAACAATGAATGATATCATTCGAGAAGGACATCCTACACTGCGAGAAGTAGCTGAAGAAGTAACCTTCCCGCTTGATAAGGAAACAAAAGAAACAGCACATAAGATGTTGCAATTTCTAAAGAATAGCCAAGATCCAGAATTGGCTGAAAAATATCAATTAAGACCCGGCGTCGGTATTGCTGCGCCACAAATTAATATTTCTAAGCGCTACTTAGCCGTACATTTACCTGGAGAAGATGGTGCTGATTTTAGCGAAGTCATCTTTAATCCTAAAATTATTAGTCATTCAGTCGGACAATCCTGTCTAGCTGATGGTGAAGGTTGCTTATCAGTTGACCGTCAAGTACCTGGAATTGTACCACGTCACGATAAAATTACGATTCAATATTACGATATCGACGGCAACAAACACGAAGAACGCTTACGAGCTTATCCTTCAATTGTTGTCCAACATGAAATCGATCACTTAAATGGCGTCATGTTCTATGACCGAATCGATGAAACTAATCCACTTGCCTTACCGGACGATATTAAAGTACTTGGTGCTGATGAAGAAACCGAGCCATAA
- the pdhA gene encoding pyruvate dehydrogenase (acetyl-transferring) E1 component subunit alpha, with protein MVQILDKDGNIVNEDIMPDLSDEQLVELMERMVWSRTLHERSIALARQGRLGFYAPTKGQEASQIASHFAFKKQDWLYPGYRDIPQLIQHGLPVYKGFLWSRGHVEGNEYPEDLHAIPPQIIIGAQYVQAMGNAVGQKRRGAEDEVTFTYTGDGGSSQGDTYEGMNFASRYKAPIVFFIQNNGYAISTPREKQTAAETLAQKAAAVGIPGVQVDGMDPLAVYAVSKQAREWAAAGNGPVLIETITSRMGAHSTSGDDPTKYRSEESFEYWEEREPLKRFRKFLTDKGLWSEEKEEKLIEEVKEEVKQAAKKADQAADMSIPELLGYMYENAPKNIQEQIEKYQAKESK; from the coding sequence ATGGTTCAAATTCTAGATAAAGATGGTAATATCGTAAATGAAGATATTATGCCAGACTTGTCTGATGAACAATTAGTTGAATTAATGGAAAGAATGGTGTGGTCACGTACCTTACACGAGCGCTCTATTGCATTAGCTCGTCAAGGACGTCTAGGATTCTACGCACCAACAAAAGGACAAGAAGCATCACAAATTGCTTCTCACTTTGCGTTCAAGAAGCAAGACTGGTTATACCCTGGATACCGTGATATTCCACAATTGATCCAACATGGACTTCCTGTCTATAAAGGATTCTTATGGTCACGTGGACACGTTGAGGGGAACGAGTACCCAGAAGACTTACACGCAATTCCACCACAAATTATTATCGGTGCCCAATACGTACAAGCGATGGGGAATGCAGTTGGTCAAAAACGTCGTGGAGCAGAAGATGAAGTAACATTCACTTACACAGGTGATGGTGGTTCATCTCAAGGTGACACATACGAGGGTATGAACTTTGCATCTCGTTACAAAGCACCAATTGTTTTCTTCATTCAAAATAATGGGTATGCTATCTCAACACCACGTGAAAAACAAACCGCTGCTGAAACATTAGCGCAAAAAGCAGCAGCAGTTGGTATTCCAGGTGTTCAAGTTGATGGTATGGATCCACTTGCAGTGTATGCTGTATCTAAGCAAGCACGTGAATGGGCAGCTGCTGGTAACGGACCAGTGCTTATCGAAACTATTACATCTCGTATGGGGGCTCACTCAACATCAGGAGATGACCCAACAAAATACCGTTCTGAAGAATCATTCGAGTACTGGGAAGAACGTGAACCGTTGAAACGATTCCGTAAGTTCTTGACAGATAAAGGCTTATGGTCTGAAGAAAAAGAAGAAAAACTAATTGAAGAAGTAAAAGAAGAAGTGAAACAAGCTGCGAAGAAAGCTGATCAAGCAGCAGACATGTCTATTCCAGAATTATTAGGATACATGTACGAAAATGCTCCGAAGAATATTCAGGAGCAAATTGAAAAGTATCAAGCAAAGGAGAGTAAATAA